The DNA region TGGCGATCGGGCTGTCCAGCGCGCGGATCGTCGAGGCGGTCCTCGGTGATCAGCACCGGGTGCTGCCGGTCTCGACGGTCCAAGACGGGATCTACGGCATCGAGGGCGTGGCGTTGTCGCTGCCGACTGTGGTCTCCGCACACGGTGCCGGGCGGGTCCTGGAGGTCGCGCTGGACGACACCGAACTCGCGGGGCTGCGGGCCTCGGCGGCGACACTGCGCTCGGTGCAGGAATCGTTGGGGCTCTAAGACCCGGTTTCCGGGCCTTGCGCCGGCCGCCGCCGAGCGAATTCGGGTGCGCGCTCGGGCCGGATCCCGACGCCGACGAGGTAAGCCGGGATCGTGGCCAACCACGGGAACCTGTCGACCGCCCGGATCAACCGCGTCGGCGGGCCTCCGTCGGTCTCATTGCGCACGATCGGACCGAGCAGGCGGGCATCGATCTGGCGTTGCAGACCCTGGGTGAGCGCGGTGGGCACGATGCGGCGGCGCCGCACCGCGGCCAGGTCGCGTGCGGTGCATCGCCCGCTGCGCAGCGGACCGGCCAGCCGTCGCGCCGCAGCCACGCCGTCCTGGACGGCCAGATTGATTCCGACACCGCCGGCGGGAGTCATCGCATGTGCGGCATCGCCGATGCACAGCAGCCCGTCGATATGCCAGCGGCGCAGTCGATTCAGGCGAACATCGAGGGTTTTGACCTCGTCGAGGCTGGTGACGGAGCCGACGGAATCGGCGGCCTCGGGGAGCAATTCGCTGACGTCGGCGTGAAAGGCAGCCAGCCCGCGGTCCCGCAGCCGGGTGTCGGCGCCCTTCGGAATGAGCAGCGCCACTTGTAGATAACCCTCTCGGGGGATCACGATCATCGCTCGGCCCGGGCCGATGCGGGGGAACAGGGTGTAGCTGGTGTCCTCGGGTCGTCGGGGAAGCCGAAACCACCACACGTCGAAGCCGACCGGCCATTCGCGCACCCGTAGCCCGGCATCGCGGCGGACGACCGACCAGCGGCCGTCGCAGCCCACGGTCAGATCGGCCCGCAGTTCGCCTGTGCCCTCGGGATTTTGGTAGCGCACGCCGCTGACGGAGCCGCCATCGCGCAGCAATTCGGTGACCTCGGTGTTCATCTGCAGCGAGAAGTTCGGCTCGGCTTTGCCCGCCTCGGCGAGCAGATTGAGCAGATCCCACTGCGGCACCATCGCGATGTAGGGGTGGGGCTGACGCAGCCGGGAGAAATCGACCATCGTCACCGACCGGCCGGCGATGTCGAACGTGGCCTTGTGCAGCTTGCTGTGCGGCACCGCGGCGAACTGTGGCCACAGTCCCAACTCGTCGAGCAACCGCAGCGTGGTCGGGTGCACCGTGTCACCCCGAAAATCGCGGAGGAAATCGCCGTGCTTCTCCAGCACGGTCACGTCGACTCCCGCGCGGGCCAGCAAAAGCCCGAGTACCATCCCAGCCGGGCCGCCGCCGACGATGACACACGTGGTCTTCGCGTTCACCGTGTCAACGCTAGCGGCGGCACGTGTC from Mycobacterium sp. SMC-4 includes:
- a CDS encoding FAD-dependent oxidoreductase, with the translated sequence MNAKTTCVIVGGGPAGMVLGLLLARAGVDVTVLEKHGDFLRDFRGDTVHPTTLRLLDELGLWPQFAAVPHSKLHKATFDIAGRSVTMVDFSRLRQPHPYIAMVPQWDLLNLLAEAGKAEPNFSLQMNTEVTELLRDGGSVSGVRYQNPEGTGELRADLTVGCDGRWSVVRRDAGLRVREWPVGFDVWWFRLPRRPEDTSYTLFPRIGPGRAMIVIPREGYLQVALLIPKGADTRLRDRGLAAFHADVSELLPEAADSVGSVTSLDEVKTLDVRLNRLRRWHIDGLLCIGDAAHAMTPAGGVGINLAVQDGVAAARRLAGPLRSGRCTARDLAAVRRRRIVPTALTQGLQRQIDARLLGPIVRNETDGGPPTRLIRAVDRFPWLATIPAYLVGVGIRPERAPEFARRRPAQGPETGS